In a single window of the Rhineura floridana isolate rRhiFlo1 chromosome 3, rRhiFlo1.hap2, whole genome shotgun sequence genome:
- the LOC133381813 gene encoding uncharacterized protein LOC133381813, which translates to MEENYEMVASLESDLSSCWEEEDQLIQDPKEEETSEDKPVAVVVGAESNSQLMQSLVSQFVVPEMVKLESEVYKGGFVHGEADNETQYQLPTATFAEQQVPWFGFEEACTFVSQSGRNVVVQCNYCLPRIKTLRSAISTSSNVKKHLERMHPEKLRAIISAIKARKRGRSEPVHDPPPPKMLKQQQTTLERWGSSRETVTQSSLDKKIIDFIIEETLPLQIVDKPSFVSLVRTGLPKDLAILCSKTLRDRIEKRACHMRETLANRMGAVAYVATAADCWTNGKKSYFGVTAHWINPTTLKREVGALACKRLKGRRTYDVLANALHEVHVQYRIHNKVVCITTDNGTNFVKAFKVFMDKEPAEAAGTSDDDEDGDHEEEAETEFVPISEILDTRLKAEEEAVDSGEYFVLPPHQRCASHTLNLVATQDIEAMLSDSSKTSPLGSFKKHFRSLMGKCSKLWSKQSQSAQIAEYIHEQCGMYLKVPNKTRWNSTFDALKQLHELLSTVPQKMDAVMDQCYLPRITAAETVVVQEYTEVMEPLAQSLDILQRENGMLMGYLLPTLYSLDRKLEWLENKPVRYTFCFQLLRGVREALRQRFAAVWEDKRLLLAACLHPRFKLEWLESGQATTRTNKCTMEALLKAEIKMGALHEDRGQSSDKDQEGDALEDAFFNIQPQGKKSAVDTAEEEFLRYLRSPSRELSSLHGFPHVLRCFLQHNTGVPSSATVERLFGPSVKVMTVKRRSLSDVLFEHLVLLRLNGSVL; encoded by the exons atggaggagaattatgagatGGTGGCCTCTCTTG AATCAGACCTCAGTTCCTGTTGGGAAGAAGAAGATCAGCTGATACAAGACCCCAAAGAAGAGGAGACATCAGAAG ATAAGCCTGTTGCAGTTGTTGTTGGTGCTGAGAGCAACAGCCAGTTGATGCAGTCACTTGTGTCGCAGTTTGTTGTTCCTGAGATGGTGAAACTAGAAAGTGAAGTTTACAAGGGAGGCTTTGTGCATGGGGAGGCGGACAATGAGACGCAgtaccagttgcccacagccacatttgcagaacagcaagtgccatggtttggctttgaggaagcttgtacatttgtgagccagagtggtaGAAACGTTGTTGtacaatgcaattactgccttccgcGGATCAAAACTCTAAGATCAGCTATTTCcacctcatccaatgtgaagaaacatttagaG AGAAtgcaccctgagaagctgagagcaattataagtgcaataaaggcaaggaaacGTGGCCGTTCCGAACCAGTGCATgacccccctcctcccaaaatgctgaagcagcagcagacaacccttgagaggtggggatccagTAGGGAGACTGTCACCCAGAGCAGTCTCGACAAAAAAATCATTGACTTCATCATAGAGGAGACAttgccacttcagattgtggacaaaccatcattcgtTAGTCTGGTTCGAACTGGACTCCCAAAAGACCTCGCCATCTTATGttccaagactctgagagacagaattgagaagagagcatgccacatgagagaaacgcTTGCCAACCGCATGGGTGCTGTGGCGTATGTAGCAACCGCTGCAGATtgctggaccaatggcaagaagagttactttggggtaacagcccactggatcaacccaactaccctgaaacgtgaggtcggggccttggcttgcaagcgtctgaaggggcgccgtACGTATGATGTCCTTGCAAATGCACTGCACGAGGTCCATGTGCAATACAGGATTCACAACAAAGTTGTGTGCATTACCACGGATAATGGcaccaactttgtgaaagcgttcaaagTTTTCATGGACAAAGAACCGgcagaagctgcaggcaccagtgacgatgacgAAGATGGTGATCACGAGGAGGAGGCTGAGACGGAGTTTGTGCCCATctctgagatcctggacacaaggcttaaggcagaggaagaagctgtagACTCAGGAGaatattttgttttaccaccacaccagagatgtgctagccacaccctcaacctggtggcaacacaagacatagaggccatgctttctgactcctccaaaactAGTCCACTTGGTTCTTTCAAGAAAcactttcgttccttgatgggaaagtgcagcaagttgtggtccaagcagagccagtcagcacagattgctgagtacatcCATGAGCAGTGTGGcatgtatctgaaggtaccaaacaagaccaggtggaattccacctttgatgctctgaagcaactacatgagctcctgtcaactgtgccacaaAAAATGGACGCCGTAATGGACCAGTGCTACTTGCCCAGGATCACCGCTGCTGAGACTGTAGTGGTGCAGGAGTATACAGAGGTCATGGAGCCACTTGCCCAGTCCCTAgacatcctgcaacgggagaatggcatgctcatgggatatttgctaccaacgctttacagtctggaccgcaagttagagtGGCTGGaaaacaagcctgtgaggtacaCCTTCTGTttccagctgctgagaggtgtgcgcgaagccctacgACAGCGGTTTGCAGCtgtctgggaggacaagaggcttcttctggcggcctgcctacaccctcgcttcaaactagagtgGCTGGAATCAGGCCAGGCCACCACCcgtaccaacaa ATGCACGATGGAAGCATTgttgaaagccgaaataaagatgggtgcgcTTCACGAGGACCGCGGtcagtcttcagacaaagaccaggaaggagacgcTTTGGAAGACGCCTTCTTCAACAttcagccccagggcaagaagtcagcggTGGACACCGCGGAGGAGGAATttttgaggtacctgaggtctcccagcagggaactgTCGTCGCTgcatggctttccacatgtgctacgctgttttttgcagcacaacacggGCGTGCCTTCAAGCGCCACGGTAGAACGCCTGTTTGGCCCCAGCGTCAAAGTAATGACGGTAAAAAGACGCTCCTTGTccgacgtgctctttgagcatcttgttctcttGAGACTTAACGGAAGTGTATTGTGA